The Arachis ipaensis cultivar K30076 chromosome B05, Araip1.1, whole genome shotgun sequence nucleotide sequence TGGAACTGCAGGCATTCAGAATATGAACAAAAGTAGCTTACATTATGCAAAAGTTATAGACCGATAATACATGATAAATATCTacaataaaatgaagataaaGAATAATGATACGGTTCAGCTTCGAATAGTCTTAGAAAAATTTCTATTGACTATTGATAAACAATGAGACAGCTTGAAGTACCCATGTGACAATAACTCAAAGTGAACAGTGATAGCAACAACAAAAGTAATTTCAGCAGTCAGGAGAACAAGATGCATTGGCGCAGCTTGAGTAACTAAAAGGGTTTTGGTCAAGATACATTTAGTTCCTTTTGGTTAATACCGTTTTCCTGTTATTATGAATGCAGATCTAGGTAAATACCAATCGAAAGTGCTTTTCACAGAAATACCAGTCATCATCTTGATGTATAACACaaaataaatactaaattatataaatattacGATGATACAGATTACAAGATAGATACTAAAGTATATCTATTGAAGCAACTGACAATAGAAACAATGTAAAAggtaaaaaaaagatatgaataATTATGAAAATTATATAGGCTACTTGAGAATCACATAAGTCAATTCATCAAACATCTAGAAGGCTATACTTGCATTTAGAATCAAGATCTATACCATGAAAGGCTATGTACCATTAAATTTTCAACTATGATGCTACCTTGGGATCAAATATTGTcgaagattttgaatttttatgttgaGAAGACTTGAAGTATGTCGGGCAAGTAGTGCAATAAGGATCATTACACATTCCAAGTTGTCCAGACCTCATTAAGTGTTGATTTTCCTTATCATGGTTATTATGCCAGTTATTCGAACCGGTGCCACGGAAAGCATCAAATTTTTCTGTCtttctttcatcttcttttcttcctgtACCAACCATCCTCTGCTGTAAATGACTTCCAGTTCCGGCAGCATATAGTGGACCGCTCATTTGTGGAAAGGGGGTTTTTCTCTCACTCTTCAGTGGACCAGTGTGTCCAACAAGACTAGTTTCGCTATCATATGACTCCAGGGTGCTCATAGGAATTGCAATTGAACTTTGTGTCCTGGATAAGAATCTCTGCAATTTGGAATTCAGGGTCTCATCATATTGTTCTTCATCCTTTGATTCCTTTCTCGACAGCATTGGCAGCTCATCATTTTTAAGACTAGCCATGGTTCCTTTCCAGTTCTGTAATTTCTTCCCAAATTAACCTGCCACTGAATACATAACCTATGTATCATGTAAGTTATCTTAATTTTGGAAACTTGAAGTAggagaatataaataaataataaaactataAGAAACTAGTGACTGTGTCATAAGGCTTTATTAGTCCAAATACAGAAAATAGCGGAGACAAAAAtggagataaaagtgtgtttggtAATAATTTCAAATTTGGAGATGAGACCGtttaaaaattagtattttttttttaaatccttacaCATAATATAAACCCAAATAGGATGTAGTATGTGTTCAAAATTACTATTAATAGAAGTTTCTTAACAttttgctttaataaataaataacaaatacattaaaaatttaaattctacATAACCTTAACATGTGGCCATAGCAGCTGAACCCTATAAAATATTATAAGAAAATCTGTCTGTCCCCAATTTCGCATAGCTTATCATTACTACCTAAAGATACGATTTTCTCCATAGTTGCATGTATTAGTCATATACTCATATTATTAATCTTTACCGAAACTCAAATTGGCTGcaaattttcttttcaaagacGAAGAACTATCACATTTTTATAACTATAAAACAGAAACATTGAGAATAAGAAGTTATTCCAAGGAGTGcttgttttgaaattaaaaagagtAAATCTATGATGGGTTTGAATACTTGAATGCATCCTTGTAGGTTTGGATTCCCCTCTTAATCATTAAAATGGATCACGTATTAAGAAAGAAGTAATGAACTCCCTCATAACAAATCCTATGAAAGCTTTGagagaaacaaagcaaaaacaaacCCTAATCATATATCTAATTGCAATGAATACATACATAATCCAATCTCTAGTTTCTGAAACAAACACAACTCGTCTACATGGAATCAGGCTTATATCCTAAAAAAGTTCATTTTTAAGAGCTTGTTGATAACTGTAGAAGAGGTTCTCCTCTGAGAGAGTTGCTTGGAagacaaagaggaattgaagtctGAACTGAACACATTTATGACTTCAAAGAATACCATAAAAAATTAGAGCTGTAAAGCTTACAAAAGACTTCAAAGAATAAAgagaaatatataaatataacaaGTAATATTTGAAAAGTCAGTCTTATGAGCTATGAGTTTATGACATGTGATGATGTGAATATATGTGATGATCGATTAAgacaaaaaagataaataaataaataaagtagtaaAAGACTGTCGGAGTATGAATTGCCAGTTTGCCATTGGTTACGTCATGTTATGAAAATTGTATCCTAAAATTTATATAGTATGATTTACCCTcaatatttttaattcttttcttcatttactttataaTACTGTTCATATTATGTCCCAACACTAAGATTCAAGTCTAAATAAAAGGCCCAATCTAAAGGTTGGCCCTCACTTGACACCGACCTTCTCTCAAGAAGTCGGATCCAATGATGATTTGCTCTAAGGAAGTTGGGATATCAGATTAGCTGGCAAATAACAcacattcaaataagtaacttcccttaaaatctctcaacccactttcaggagccatatctcaacttccctaagatgaaaggacggttatccacctaaaaaggtggaactactctaacggtggttattggttcaccactataaatacactgacacccctcaggtattgctaagttccaatactctctaaacttgcttagacccttgctgacttaagcaccggagtgtctttgcaggtaccaccccccattctttcataCACACGAGTCGGACAGAGGCTTCCAAACCCAAACCTAGTCAGAGGCTTCCTCCTTCGGACGATTAGGCCAACCCAACGAGTCCAACCCACTAATCtctggttacccatcgtaacattggcgctgTTGTTGGGgaaccgagagatcaaccagtaatgGCGGATGACTTACACGAAGATGGCTACATAGCGTCCGATTCCGAGCAGAAAAATCAGGACGTTGGAAACAACAATGACGACATCGACACTCACCAAGGGGTGACCAATCAACATAGAGAAGGCACCTCAAGGTTAAAAAACCCAAAAGCAAACTCCTCTGAAGGGCGCGAATCAGGAAAGGAGGGACAACCCACGCAGCTGATTTCATGGGATTGTTCCACGGTCACCAAGGGCGCCTGGAACAGTTGGAGCAAGAGTTGGAACGACAGCGAGAGGCAGAAAGAAACTTGAGTAACGAGATTGAGCGGCGAAAAGAGCTAGAAGAAAAGCTCTCAAAGTTGGAGTCTGCTCTTAAAAGTCGAAGCTCCCGCAGTGACCGAGAAGATTTTTCCTTGGGAGGAGAAGACCCATTCAGCGAGAACAttatgagggcaaaagttccaaggaacttcaaaagccctgatatggacctctacgacagaaccaccgatccaaagcatcatttgagcaacttcaaaagtcggatgtatctggccgATGCTTCTGATGCTACTTGCTGGAAGGCTTTCCCGACAACCTTGacgaaagcagcgatgaagtggttcaaTAGTCTTCCCCCTAGGTCGGTCACCAGTTTCGACGACCTCTCGCGAAAGTTCCTAATGCGCTTCTCCATTCAGAAGGACAAAGTCAAGCACGCAATAAGCCTCTTGGGAGTAAAGCAGGAGGTCTCAGAACCTTTAAGGGACTACATGGAGAGGTTCAATAAAGCGTGCTtcgagattcaagacctgcccacagaGGCAGTGATTATGGGCCTAGTAAATGGACttcgagaaggtcccttctcccaGTCCATCTCGAAAAGACACCCGACTTCTCTAAGTGATGTACAAGAGAgagctgagaagtacatcaacatggaggaaaatgctagACTTCGAGAACCGAGTTGGCGACCGGGGCACTCTCACTcatcaaaagagaaagaaagagagcccaagaaaaaagaggaagtCGACCCTGAAAGGCCTAGGAGATATCACTCCTATACCCCTCTACGAGTTTCACTGGTCGATGTTTACAGGAAAATTTGTCATACTGAAAGGCTACCTCTCCCGCGACCAATCAAGAACAAAAAGAGGGGGGATCCACAATGAATACTACGAATACCATAAGTTGTATGGACACTCTACTAATGAGTGCTAcgtagaaaagctggccagagaaggtcggcttgatagATATCTCAAGGTCGGACCATCATGGGAAAAGGAAGCGAGATGACGAGGACCGAAGAGATCCACCACCACAAACCCCGGAAAGACATATACACATGATCTTGGGAGGATTCGGTGGAGGTGGCCTCACAAAGTCGTCTCGCAAGAGACACTTGAAAGAAGTCTATCAGGTCGGGGGCGAAGCTCCCGACCTCTCAACCATCTCATTTACtaaagaagatgggcaaggaatcATTCCTGGATATGATGATCCAGTGGTGATAACTATGATGATAACTATGATCCTTAccaatgcccatctccacagaaccctgGTAGATCAGGGGAGCTCAGTCGACATCCTCTTCAAaccagcatttgataagctgggaTTGGATGTAAAGGAATTAAGAGCTTACCCTGACACCCTGTATGGGCTGGGGGATACACCAATAAAACCACTAGGATTCATACCTCTTCATACAACTTTTGGAAAAGGGGcgaaatccaaaactctgagcatcgACTTCATAGTCGTCGATGTGGggtcagcctacaatgccctaatcggCAGAACTACCCTAAATCGGCTCGGAGCAGTGGTATCCACtccccacctttgcatgaaattcccaacatcAGAGGGAATAGCAACCATTAGGGGAGATCATAAATTGgtaaggaaatgctacaatgaaagcttgaacctgagaggaaaaggcaaggAGGTGCACACAATTGAGCTCGGAGGAGTCAGTGCTAAGGAGGAGATGTGACCACAATCAGGGAGAAAGACTGAAGAGGTACAGGTCGAAAAAGAGGACGGAAAAACACCAACATAAGAGCCAACCTAAAAGAAGATTTGAAGCAGAAGcttattgataaacccatattttatgatgtattttgtgctcaatttaggtgatttattcaatccttcactcacttattcatgtaaattgcatggttttactttccattccttattatgtgatgtatgtgaaaaatatgtttcctatgcttaaaattatcaattttaattaccctttattaccattcgatgccgtgatctgtgtgttgagtactTTCAAGCCTTATAGGGcagaaatgacttaaaggatggaaagaaaacatacaaaaatggaagaaaagcacaaaatggagttttgaagaaaagggcagcgacgagagcgcatggacgatgcggccgcgtgcctagcgcgaaaaggcagcgatgcgaacgcgtgactaacgcagacgcgtgccttgagcagagcgcaaatgacgtgtatgcgtgaccgaagcgaacgctgataagaaaaactcccagatgacgcgaccgcgtgaaccacgcggacgcgtgacaaacGCCACagaccagaaactgcagaaaatgcccccagcgatttctgaaaccctttttggcccagatccacgtccagaaaacacagattagaggttataaagtaggggaatgcatccatttattAACAGGCAttgaattattcacttttcatagtttagatgtagtttttagagagagaggttctctcctctctcttaggttttaggattaggattcctcttaaaggatttaagGATTTCAacgtcctctcaggttcaatattccttttactttatatttttcttttacttttagataccttaatgcttttatttagttacttatgttgccaaattggcttatgaaccattcatgttaggattttctttgtttgatataaattgaggtatttcagatttatgattcttatttagtttttctttatattcttggctttaattgattaactggaggctcttgagttatcgaacttatcgtgattgattgttatgtctgctaattgaattgaattccactaactctagtctttccttaggagttggctaggacttggggatctaactaattagtccacttgactttcccttgctttcgtaaaggttaactaagtgggattaacttcaattctcataagaataactaggataggactttcaaattttcataccttgccaagaattttatttagatattaatttattaattcctataatttattttccttgttcaaacctttcaaaacccaaaagcactgttttccataactaataataagaacaccttcctgcaattccttgagaagacgacccgagatttgaatacttcggtttataaattttattgggtttgttacttgtgacaaccaaaacgtttgtaagaaaggatgattgcttggtttagaaactatacttgcaatgggaatttattctgaattctaaaccgtcaatcattcgttcttcaaaatggcgccattgccggagaattgaaaacgtgtgccttattattggttattgtaaatatttttcttttacttgtttatttgtttttgtttttcccttttatttctattagctactatgaattctcacccctcttgctttgagtttggttctgaatttattgaaaggagtggaaactataacaggaatatgcatcaaggtctaagcaatcaaagatggattgAGCCAAGagaatctgatcaaccctttaggcaacaacaccctccaagatatcatgggcaaggaccactcaacaatgcataccaagctgatagatatggtggacccctttgtatttaccaacaagtcccaccccgtgcttatagaccatcctctcaacgtagctttggaccaccacactcacaagttccttttcactattcaccaccgtatgacccttatccaccacaatcccaatccaattactcccaggaaccaccacattcttattatgaaccctctctcccaaccaatgaaccctcatacccaccccaacctcctatggacgacaaacttcgtgttcttcttcaagggcaagcgaagatgcaaagggacatactggaactcactactgccttaaccgaggtagtaaatataatagcttccctacatctgagcactcaaagtaatcccatggctacatgtggaggatcaaaagaagagtgtagcatgaaggagacactagaaacttcggtgggcaatgaggagcatggctttgtattggaacaagtgaaggaagccatgatagttgtagaggaagaagtggttgaagatttaggagatgctgaacctccatgggaatcgagaactgtaaagaATTCCGCTGAGAAGTTCGaaattgatgccaaggaggatagtgcacaaccccgaagcatataccttgtgaaaaattggacggaatagACCAAAAAATTGATTCCctaggcagtgatgatcatgaatcaagctctcctagtcatgaacttgcatctgcaactgaactccataagcctgaagaaccttatccaagtgaatacgaagatgatgtcaaagtggatttctctcaacctccaacgtatgacctGAGTGacaaggaagacatagaagactttgatcaggacgcagttgcagttgaagaaccTTGCGAAGAAGTGgggaaattcacagaagaatacaagggagtaaagcttacagaaccactggaaacacctatcccaaggccattaccacctaatacaagcttcaagtgggtacaatccttaacctttatttttacttttccactcgaatatggtttgcttgaaacagatggccagcttagagctctctgcgactttaagagtaagagggaaatggctcgtactaagagctggtgtgcaagattcaataagattccacgcttcaatttgaagtgcacggattggtatcatgttcaattgaatgggtctcagaaaacgtttggtcatcttggtgagaatccaatttctaaaccgcccggatggaagaatatagatcaagacaaaggcggatctaaaagcaaggtttggaatcctggaaaatattctgacattcgtcaccccgagagcctgagaatctgtttgaagctgctcagaagctttacatgcctagtttgggaccccgaaggctgttggtattccaaacattggtggagatttctggatgaatttaagcataagccaccataacaggaagctcatccaatgtccaacttaaggactttaactaaaagtgctaggtgggagacaacccaccatggtatggtcatttcttttttaatttttatttcgtgttgtctgtttttatattatattatatttattgaacctggatattattcgtagcatttgcattagcattacatactgcataattgattataaaaaaaataaataaatgcacgcgacgcgtaagcgtcgctgacgcgtccgcgtcacaagtgcattaggaagaaaaggaaagtgaacagaaagtcacgcgaaagcgtggctggaggcgtgcctttggcacagaTTGTTCTACGCGACTGCATCgctaacgcgttcgcgtcagttgcgaaaaatacctcccacgcgtccgcgtcactcatgcgaacgcgtgatctggaaatcggcgtaaagatccaacgcccagaaagttgggctggaatcgtgcggctggtgtgcgattAGCATAAaacagtccacgcgttcgcgtcccttgcaaaacacccatcccacgcgaaagcgtaagcgacgcgtccgcgtcgcgtggatattatggcccctaaatggagacagagagttgccctgaaatgacgctggaagtgtgcgtctagcacaatttccagcgacgcggctgcgtgcctcacgcgtcagcgtcatccatcttttacccaacccacgcgatcgcgtcaatcacgcgaccgcgtcacaccCATTTCCCCCAAATTAcacgatcgcgtgctccacgcgttcgcgtggattcaaaatcactaaccccaACCACGCGAAACCCTATCCCTCCCGCGTCACCATTCTCTTCCCTTAACCCCTCTCTGCTCTCTCTCTTCTCCccaaccaaccaccaccacttccaGCCACCACCGCCGACCACCccccttgtatatatagcattacatgttagttagttaacaacatttcatcaaggaagaacactaagattttaagggccaccctaatttttacattgagaataatgggaactcttgatttttacttgcatgacatgtataactgatatatgctttttgagctggagaacacacaacctgtgagttttgagtttaattgtatggttacattcaaaccataaattttattcctgtgtgttttacccttctttttcattctgatgttctttactttgttttaatctatatgtctaatatagaatatagatacataccaagagatgattgaggccatcatttgaattttttctcacttatcctaaaaaattagcctaccttttacatcacccttgttagcccccttgagctttttaatcccctcttgttctataaaccacattactagccttaagcagaaaaacaaaataaaaattccaagttgaaaccttggttagcttaagatagaaattgtgtattatttaagtgtggggaattttaatGGAACATGGGATGacagaaacaaagtaggaatttaaaaagaatgagttgtttcaaaaacaaaatttgggaagcatgctcgtgtgaaatcaaaacaattgaattaccatgtgtataaaaaaaataataaaaaatataaataatattttcagtatttaaataaaggggatacaaaaatttttcaattgcaaaataaaaagaatcaatacaCATGGGGCAAAAATGTATGAGTTTGCAatacaaagtgggaaaatttgggcaaataggttgAGAAACTCTAATTTATatgaagtatgtatgttaggtgagatcttggactaattaaggattcacttattagctcacttagccttatacatatacacttacctttaccttggccccattacaaccttgaaaaagacctcatgatttttgtatgtctgtattctataattgttgattgattagatgaaaaacaaagttatagaaagtaaggatagaaaaagaatagagtgattaacccaataaacactgagtgactagagagtaaacacaaattccagtgagggttcaatagctcatcaccatatatctctgcttaattgttaattgtcttgcaagtttgtgaaatatttttacccatctcaattgtaaaagtgctttaacattatctagggtctgGCTATAtgtatatgattccttgaggatatgaattaatttaactacatgtaagttttatacgCAAGTGAATaaaaactagaattgcatgattcatttaggaagttgcatttagaatagattgcattgcatgagattccaccactttaaccttaccttattctttctcttggatttagcatgagaacatgctattgtttaagtgtggggaagttgataaacccatattttatgatgtattttgtgctcaatttaggtgatttattcaatccttcactcacttattcatgtaaattgcatggttttactttcccttccttattatgtgatgtatgtgaaaaatatgtttcctatgcttaaaaattatcaattttaattaccctttattaccatttgatatcgtgatctgtgtgttgagtactttcaggccttatagggcataaatgacttaaaggatggaaaggaaacatacaaaaattgaagaaaagcacaaaatggagttttgaagaaaagagcaGCGACGTGAGCGCATGGACGATgcagccgcgtgcctagcgcgaaaaggcagcgacgcgaacgcgtgactgacgcagacgcgtgTCTTGAGCAGAGCGCaaatggcgcgtacgcgtgaccgaagcgaacgcgtgataaggaaaactcccagatgacgcgaccgcgtgaaccacgcggacgcgtgacagacgccacacaccagaaactgcagaaaacacccccagcgatttctgaaaccctttttggcccagatccaagtccagaaaacacatattagaggttataaagtgggggaatgcatccatttattAACAGGCAttgaattattcacttttcatagtttagatgtagtttttagagagagaggttctctcctctctcttaggttttaggattaggattcctcttaaaggatttaagGATTTCAacgtcctctcaggttcaatattccttttactttatatttctcttttactttcagataccttaatgcttttatttagttacttatgttgccaaattggcttatgaaccattcatgttaggattttctttgtttgatataaattgaggtatttcagatttatgatttttatttagttttttttttatttttggctttaattgattaactggaggctcttgggTTATcgaacttatcgtgattgattgttatgtctgctaattgaattgaattccactaactctagtctttccttaggagttggctaggacttggggatctaactaattagtccacttgattttcccttgctttcgtaaaggttaactaagtgggattaacttcaattctcataagaataactaggataggacttccgaattttcataccttaccaagaattttatttagatattaatttattaattcctgcaatttattttccttgttcaaacctttcaaaacccaaaagcaCTGtttttcataactaataataagaacacctccctgcaatttcttgagaagacgacccaaggtttgaatacttcggtttataaattttattgggtttgttacttgtgacaaccaaaacatttgtaagaaaggatgattgcttggtttagaaactatacttgcaacgagaatttattctgaattctaaaccgttaaTCATTCGTTCTTCACTTATAAAGCTCCTACAAGAGAAttccgacctcttcgcctggaaagcctccgacatgcctaGGATAGATCCCGAACTCATGTCGCATAAGCTATCAGTGTACCCCAGATCGTGTCCTGTTCAACAAAGAAGACGGAAGCTCAGACCAAAGCAAGCTCACGTTgtagaagaacaagtacaagccctCCTGGAAGCCGACTTCATCAAAGAGGTCAAA carries:
- the LOC107641071 gene encoding uncharacterized protein LOC107641071 → MYLADASDATCWKAFPTTLTKAAMKWFNSLPPRSVTSFDDLSRKFLMRFSIQKDKVKHAISLLGVKQEVSEPLRDYMERFNKACFEIQDLPTEAVIMGLVNGLREGPFSQSISKRHPTSLSDVQERAEKYINMEENARLREPSWRPGHSHSSKEKEREPKKKEEVDPERPRRYHSYTPLRVSLVDVYRKICHTERLPLPRPIKNKKRGDPQ